AATTGTTTAAAAGAGCTCCAATCTCGAGCTGCCTCCAATTTAAATATTCAGTGGTGATTTGATGatcaattttatgttttttttattgatttcgTGTTTAAGACGATTTATTTAATTGGTCGCATGTTCAATGATATTTGATAATAAGTCAATGAAGATTAAAAAAACGTCGCGTTAAGAATGCGTTGCAGAagatgataaataattaatgattaatattgatttaataaaaaagatgatTGATTTGTATCCGTAAAATACgcataataattatttactatgttgtaaaaaataatagtttttttatttttttaagtgtttCAGTGAACAGTAAAGTCATTCCTATCTCAAATGGAGGCACTATTATTTCATcctaattattttcataaaaaaataatataaatatttaaaaaataataataatttcattctCTCAATATTACTTCTTCCATTAAAAACCAACAAAAGTTGCGAATTTTACTTTTCGTCTCacaatagttattttatttgtaaaatattgtcatattccaaaatattttataactttatattttaaaatattattaattatgttcataaaaatattattaatttttttttaatctaaatcgAGAGAAATGatgattaaaatcaaaataagaaagactttcagataaatatttataaaaaaaattaaatttatttctttttaataacaTTAGCGATCGAACAAATGTACAATTTACTATATATCTTTTCAAcctttacaaaataataaatatatcgaTTACAGTGAGACATAATAAgtactaataaaaaaagtatgatATCTAAGATGGAATATAAAAACGagtcaattattataaataaaaaaagaattttcaTAACGATTTTATATTGAATAAATTAGATTTAAAAATTGGGTGATAACATGTTGTGTATCCTATAAAAAGGATAGGAGGTAGAATGAATGAAGCAAATTATATAAGAATGGAATATTATGGGGTTGTGGGTTTGGTATTAGCCGGTTTGGCATGGATGTGGTTGGGAAATAAAAGATTGAAATTTGGTAATAAGCTTCCACCTGCTCCAACATGTTGGCCAATTGTTGGAAACATTTTGCAGCTAGCAAGGTTGTCATCATCACCACCACATGAATCATTTGCAATACTTGCTCGTAAACACGGTCCAATCATGACCCTTTGGTTAGGTTCCATGTGTACCGTTGTTGTCTCCTCCAGTGAAGTTGCTCGTCAAATGTTCAAAAACAACGATGTTGTTCTTGCTGGTAGGAAGGTTTATGAAGCCATGAAAGGTAATTATGAGAATGGTATTATTGAAGGTTCTCTCATTACTTCTCAATACAACTCACACTGGCGCATGTTGAAACGATTGGCTACTCATGAGTTCTTTGTCACTAGTCGCTTAGATGCTATGCGAGATGTGCGTGCAAAATGCGTAGATCGAATGTTGAATTTGATCGAACATGAATCTGTTAATTCTGTTGGTGTTGGTGTTGATGTTGGTAATTTTCTTTTCACAATGTCTTTTAACCTCATTGGGAACCTTATTTTTTCAAAGGATTTGTTAGGGCCTGGAATGGAAATGGAAAGAGGAGGTAGATTCCATTACCATACTGTTAAGATAATGGAGTATACTGGTAAACCAAATGTAGCTGATTATTTCCCAATGTTGAGGTGGCTTGATCCACAAGGTTTAAGGAGAAACACAAAGTTTCATGTTGAAGAAGCGTTTGAGATAGCAGGATGGTTCATCAAACAAA
The genomic region above belongs to Cicer arietinum cultivar CDC Frontier isolate Library 1 chromosome 4, Cicar.CDCFrontier_v2.0, whole genome shotgun sequence and contains:
- the LOC101498498 gene encoding cytochrome P450 76A1-like, with product MNEANYIRMEYYGVVGLVLAGLAWMWLGNKRLKFGNKLPPAPTCWPIVGNILQLARLSSSPPHESFAILARKHGPIMTLWLGSMCTVVVSSSEVARQMFKNNDVVLAGRKVYEAMKGNYENGIIEGSLITSQYNSHWRMLKRLATHEFFVTSRLDAMRDVRAKCVDRMLNLIEHESVNSVGVGVDVGNFLFTMSFNLIGNLIFSKDLLGPGMEMERGGRFHYHTVKIMEYTGKPNVADYFPMLRWLDPQGLRRNTKFHVEEAFEIAGWFIKQRMKGSSDGNTKDFLDVLLQFRGDAATGPYHFTSKTINVVVLEMFTAGTDTTTSTIEWAMAELLHSPRTLKKVQMELRSKIGKIEENDIENLPYLKAVIKETLRLHPPLPFLVPHKAMDSCNIQEYYIPKETQILVNVWAIGRDPKVWDDPLLFLPERFMEPNMVDYKGQHFEFIPFGSGRRMCPAMPLVSRVLPMALGSLLKYFDWILPDGIKPEEMDMTEGTGITLRKAIPLKAIPVPYTGTPVPVADAGK